In a single window of the Acyrthosiphon pisum isolate AL4f chromosome X, pea_aphid_22Mar2018_4r6ur, whole genome shotgun sequence genome:
- the LOC115033289 gene encoding zinc finger protein 22-like, with protein sequence MENKSCKCDVCDKSFPQSGHLMTHRPTHTGEKPYACDVCDKSFSRSGNLITHQRTHTGEKPYACDVCDKSFSQSGNLITHRRTHTGEKPYACDVCDKSFSESGHLITHRRTHTSEKPYTCDVCDKSFSESNSLTKHQRTHPSEKATILSKSHIEIG encoded by the coding sequence ATGGAGAATAAATCTTGCAagtgcgatgtatgcgacaagtcgttccCTCAAAGTGGCCATTTGATGACACATCGTCCAACacacactggcgaaaaaccgtacgcCTGCGATGTATGTGACAAGTCGTTCTCTCGAAGTGGCAATTTGATAACACATCAACGAacacacactggtgaaaaaccgtacgcCTGCGATGTATGTGACAAGTCGTTTTCACAAAGTGGCAATTTGATAAcacatcgacgcacacacactggtgaaaaaccgtacgcatgcgatgtatgcgacaagtcgttctctGAAAGTGGCCATTTGATAACACATCGACGAACACACACTAGTGAAAAACCGTACACCTGCGATGTATGTGACAAGTCGTTCTCTGAAAGTAACAGTTTGACAAAACACCAACGCACACACCCCAGTGAAAAAGCGACAATATTATCCAAAAGCCATATTGAAATAGGTTAA